The proteins below come from a single Triticum aestivum cultivar Chinese Spring chromosome 5D, IWGSC CS RefSeq v2.1, whole genome shotgun sequence genomic window:
- the LOC123125175 gene encoding dirigent protein 1-like: MTPSLPSLLLLLLLALWPAPYLAARAGTGASDHGFTHIHLYMHETFAGPNATTLTAVPSPLGADATFGAIGVLDDELRDGPDARNSSLVGRYQGLFLNAGLVSPPGAQSAINLVFTAGERRGSTLAMLGPVLSFTSAIERAVVGGTGAFRMARGYCVMTRAGSPTPESLVYEVDLFLDMYHA, from the coding sequence ATGACCCCCTCCTTGCCCTCGCTGTTGCTCCTCCTCCTGCTGGCCTTGTGGCCGGCACCCTACCTCGCAGCGCGCGCCGGCACCGGCGCCAGCGACCACGGTTTCACGCACATCCACCTGTACATGCACGAGACCTTCGCCGGCCCGAACGCCACGACGCTCACGGCGGTGCCGTCGCCGCTGGGCGCCGACGCGACGTTCGGGGCGATCGGCGTGCTCGACGACGAGCTGCGCGACGGGCCGGACGCGAGGAACTCGTCGCTCGTCGGCCGGTACCAGGGCCTCTTCCTCAACGCGGGGCTCGTGAGCCCGCCGGGTGCGCAATCGGCGATCAACCTCGTCTTCACGGCCGGCGAGCGCCGCGGGAGCACGCTGGCCATGCTGGGCCCCGTGCTGAGCTTCACGAGCGCCATCGAGCGCGCCGTGGTGGGCGGCACCGGCGCCTTCAGGATGGCGCGCGGGTACTGCGTCATGACGCGCGCCGGCAGCCCCACGCCGGAGTCCCTCGTCTACGAGGTCGACCTGTTCCTGGACATGTACCATGCCTGA